Proteins found in one Triticum aestivum cultivar Chinese Spring chromosome 4D, IWGSC CS RefSeq v2.1, whole genome shotgun sequence genomic segment:
- the LOC123096483 gene encoding uncharacterized protein, whose protein sequence is MCPLRVILIFLSATIAGFFLLRGLNAEPDLFQDDDAAAVAANDDDDEGSPGSPRDPAPLHSKVASAAKTGFWTMVDMASGRYLWRTLVAPPAKSDSEKAR, encoded by the exons ATGTGCCCGCTGAGGGTGAtactcattttcctctccgccaccATCGCCGGCTTCTTCCTCCTCCGGGGCCTCAACGCCGAGCCGGACCTGTTCCAGGACGACGACGCCGCTGCCGTCGCGgcgaacgacgacgacgacgaggggtCGCCGGGGTCTCCCAGGGACCCCGCGCCGCTCCATTCCAAG GTTGCATCTGCCGCGAAGACAGGATTCTGGACGATGGTGGACATGGCAAGCGGGCGGTACCTTTGGAGGACCCTTGTTGCACCACCGGCAAAATCTGACTCCGAGAAGGCCCGGTGA
- the LOC123099737 gene encoding uncharacterized protein isoform X2 has product MLLRCHEQWPLCDFLCALLPQAGGNPFSVKNKKREDVIRHIQEGQVQLFYDLIEFARLDVDDYKDMVQETLDHLVEVSHDKLPSKESVENGAYKKMICKELNKLFPRRTRLYMHFLKMKIETAEKHGVISKGTCEALDKRRFCIAP; this is encoded by the exons ATGCTGCTACGATGCCATGAGCAATGGCCTCTCTGCGACTTCCTATGCGCACTTCTTCCACAAG cggggggcaaccctttttcggtaaaaaaCAAGAAGCGTGAAGATGTTATCAGGCATATCCAGGAGGGACAAGTTCAGCTTTTCTATGATCTTATCGAGTTCGCCCGCCTAGATGTGGATGACTATAAAGATATGGTACAAGAAACG CTTGACCATCTCGTTGAGGTATCTCATGACAAG TTGCCTTCAAAGGAAAGCGTTGAGAATGGTGCTTATAAAAAGATGATTTGTAAGGAGCTCAATAAGCTG TTCCCAAGACGTACTCGGCTTTATATGCATTTTCTCAAGATGAAGATAGAGACCGCCGAAAAACATGGCGTGATAAGCAAG GGAACTTGTGAAGCTCTGGATAAAAGGAGATTCTGTATTGCACCATAA
- the LOC123099737 gene encoding uncharacterized protein isoform X1, with translation MEKEILAPSLHTVQTFMDGHAELRDIPSEYRWQEDKGEMKADEYHGLSYNKALAKFLSDKEQNYMASTSATILGETMDLVKPLCTKDDVFRVRVEMHRAKESYTKEETLFKSEARQDELLIDPNLTAPCCYDAMSNGLSATSYAHFFHKLPSKESVENGAYKKMICKELNKLFPRRTRLYMHFLKMKIETAEKHGVISKGTCEALDKRRFCIAP, from the exons ATGGAGAAGGAAATCCTGGCTCCAAGTTTACATACAGTCCAAACATTCATGGATGGTCATGCCGAGCTCCGGGATATCCCCTCGGAATATCGTTGGCAAGAAGACAAGGGGGAGATGAAGGCGGATGAATACCATGGATTAAGTTACAATAAAGCGTTGGCCAAATTCTTATCAGACAAGGAACAAAATTACATGGCATCTACTTCGGCTACGATTCTTGGGGAGACAATGGATTTGGTGAAGCCACTGTGCACCAAGGATGACGTTTTTCgcgttcgtgtggagatgcaccGTGCAAAGGAGTCTTACACTAAAGAAGAGACCCTCTTCAAGAGCGAGGCCAGGCAGGACGAGCTTCTTATTGACCCCAATCTCACCGCACCATGCTGCTACGATGCCATGAGCAATGGCCTCTCTGCGACTTCCTATGCGCACTTCTTCCACAAG TTGCCTTCAAAGGAAAGCGTTGAGAATGGTGCTTATAAAAAGATGATTTGTAAGGAGCTCAATAAGCTG TTCCCAAGACGTACTCGGCTTTATATGCATTTTCTCAAGATGAAGATAGAGACCGCCGAAAAACATGGCGTGATAAGCAAG GGAACTTGTGAAGCTCTGGATAAAAGGAGATTCTGTATTGCACCATAA